In Candidatus Promineifilum breve, one genomic interval encodes:
- a CDS encoding ABC transporter ATP-binding protein — translation MSDLLTVRDLSKVFGTWSQTHAVDGVSFTMPATPTIVNLVGESGSGKSTISRMILGLEKPTSGSVLYKGQDIFAQNSAWRHGFRREVQVVFQDPYSAYNPIYKIERVFNLPIRRFGLASGKAESQEMIRESLRAVDLRPEEVLGKYPHQLSGGQRQRVMLARLHLIRPQLIIADEPISMIDASMQASFLNILLDFRDRLGISTLFITHDLSTARYLGGEILVLYKGRIAEHGATDSVSRQPHHPYARLLMESIPIADPRRRWENSLPPAPDIETATAAQRERRDRCLFAERCRFVMPVCWNARPGLIDLGDDPETGQVRTAVSCYLWNTPTESKTDLATAELEPAVIEKSVETM, via the coding sequence ATGAGCGATCTGCTAACTGTTCGTGATCTGTCCAAGGTATTTGGGACCTGGAGTCAAACGCATGCCGTCGACGGCGTCTCGTTCACCATGCCGGCTACACCGACCATTGTGAACCTTGTCGGCGAGAGCGGCAGCGGCAAGTCGACTATATCGCGCATGATATTGGGTCTGGAAAAGCCGACCTCAGGCTCTGTGTTGTATAAGGGCCAGGACATCTTTGCCCAGAACTCGGCCTGGCGACACGGTTTTCGGCGCGAGGTGCAGGTTGTATTTCAGGATCCTTACAGTGCTTACAACCCCATCTATAAGATTGAGCGGGTCTTCAATCTCCCCATACGGCGGTTTGGACTTGCCTCCGGCAAGGCTGAGAGCCAGGAGATGATACGTGAGTCACTGCGGGCGGTTGACCTGCGGCCGGAAGAGGTGCTTGGCAAATACCCCCATCAGCTCAGCGGTGGTCAGAGGCAGCGGGTCATGCTGGCTCGTCTGCACTTGATCCGCCCCCAACTCATCATTGCTGACGAACCGATATCGATGATCGACGCCAGCATGCAGGCCTCGTTTCTCAATATCCTGCTCGACTTTCGCGATCGACTGGGCATTTCCACCCTGTTCATAACCCATGACTTGTCCACCGCACGGTATTTGGGGGGCGAGATTCTTGTTCTTTACAAGGGTCGAATCGCTGAACATGGCGCGACTGACTCAGTAAGCCGGCAACCGCATCATCCCTATGCCCGGCTCCTGATGGAGTCGATCCCGATTGCCGATCCGCGACGACGCTGGGAAAACAGCCTGCCCCCCGCTCCGGACATAGAAACAGCGACCGCCGCTCAGAGGGAGCGACGCGACCGCTGCCTGTTCGCCGAGCGCTGCCGCTTCGTCATGCCCGTCTGCTGGAATGCCCGGCCGGGGCTGATTGATCTCGGTGACGATCCAGAGACAGGCCAGGTCAGAACGGCCGTTTCTTGCTATCTCTGGAACACCCCAACCGAATCCAAAACCGACCTGGCGACAGCAGAACTTGAGCCGGCGGTCATTGAGAAGTCCGTGGAGACGATGTAA